The Candidatus Korarchaeota archaeon NZ13-K region CGCAGAGATAAACTGCGTGCCTAGTCTGTCGATAGCCCATCAATATCTACAACGGGTTGCTGATTATTTAAACTAAACCTATCGACGCCATTCATCTCCCCGCTGAAGCAGTAGAGCTTTCTGGCGTGTTTTCTGTAAGGGGGTCCGGGATCCGGGCACTGGACGTGGGCGGTCTCATCGCTCCCTATCCCGAGGCTAGCGGGCGGAACCCCCTTGAGGAGGGGGGAGATGAGGGTGAGCATCGAGGAGAGGGCATGAAGGCATATCCTCACATCCTGCATCCTCTCCACGTAGAAATCCCTCAGGAGGAATTCATCCCCAGGCTTATAGCCGGCGGCGCACCTCCCCCTCACCTCCTCAACTATGACCCTGAGCTCCGGCATGCCCTCACCCCTTAGCCCGGGCGGCTCGGGTATTCACCTCCAGGTGTGGGATCGGGAGGAGGCCTGGCATGAGGGAATTCAGAGCTGAGGTGAGGGGGCGGTTCGATAACCTCATCATGACCCTCCCCCCGAAGCCCACCTCCTCCTTCAGGTCTAAGATGGCATCCCTCACCACTATCCTCGGTTTACCGGCCTCACCCACCATGAAGGACACCTCCCCATATGCCCTCGAGAGGTTGACCGCATGAAACGGTCCTCCCTCGTGGCAGAGGTGCTCCACATCTGCGGGATCCACCAATGGCTCCGGATTACCATAGGGATCGTGGTAAATGATCTCCCTCAGGACCAGCGATCCGTTCTCCACGAAGAAGATCTCCGTGACGTTGAGCCCGAAGAGGGAGTTCCTCCACTCGTAGAAAACGCTCTCCCCCTCATCCAGGCAGGAGGAGTATATTAGCCTCCCGTTCTCCTCATCCTGGAGCGTCAGGATGTAGCATGCGGGCTCCATCAAACCGATGGGTGAGAGCAAAAAGATGAGGAGGATTAGGTATGTTAGGCAGCGCCTCCTCACTATCCCTTTATCACTCCCATCTCCCTGAAGAACCTCTCTTTGCCAATTAGGTGCGGCATCAGGCCTCGCTGATGCGCACATTGAGTCGCGATGGATCCCGAAAAAGGGAGAGGAATCAGATGCCCAAATACGCTCTCCTGACCTCATCCATCCCCAAGAGCTCCTTGGAGGAACCTTGGAGCGCTATCCTTCCGGTTTCAAGTATGTATGCTCTGTCAGATACCTCAAGAGCAGCTCTGGCGTTCTGCTCCACGAGCAGTATTGTGATTCCCTCTTCCCTGAGCTTCTTCACCGTCCCGAGTATCTCCATGACCAGCTTGGGAGCTAGCCCCATCGAGGGCTCGTCCATCATGAGGACCTCCGGCCTGCTTATCAGTCCCCTGGCTATGGCCAGCATCTGCTGCTCCCCCCCGCTCATCGTACCTGCTAGTTGAGATTTCCTCTCCTTGAGCGTGGGGAAAAGGGAGAAGACCCATTCTAGGGTCTCATGAAACCTTTCCCTGGCTCTCCTGGTGTAGGCCCCCATCTCCAGGTTCTCGAGCACTGTCATCTCCGGGAAGAGCTGCCTGCCCTCCGGGACCAGGGCGAGCCCCATCTCCACCCTCCTGTGGCTGGGGGATTCCGTTATGTCCTCACCGTTGAAGAGGACCCTCCCGCTGAAGGGCCTCAGGAGCCCAGAGATCACCCTGAGGGTTGTGGTCTTCCCCGCGCCGTTGCTGCCTAGGAGACTCACTATCTCCCCTCTCTCCACAGCAATATTCACGTCCCAGAGGACCTGAAGGTCCCCATAACCGGCATTTATCTTCTGGAGTTCCAAGAGCATGAACCATCACCTCATACCTGCGCAGCCTCTCCCAGATATGCCTCTATCACCCTAGGATCCCTAGCCACCTCCTGCGGGCTTCCTTCCGCCAGCTTCATCCCCCTATGCAGCACGAACACCCTGTCAGATGCGCTCATCACGGCCCTCATGACGTGCTCCACCATTATTATGGTGAGTCCCCTCTCATCGACGAGCCTCCTCACGAGCCTCACCACCTCCATCATCTCCGATGGATTGAGTCCCGCCACGAGCTCATCCAGGAGGAGCAGATCCGGCTCTGTCGAGAGAGCCCTCGCCAGCTCCATGAGCTTCCTCTCCACTACGTTGAGGGTCTTCGCCTC contains the following coding sequences:
- a CDS encoding TIGR04076 family protein; the protein is MPELRVIVEEVRGRCAAGYKPGDEFLLRDFYVERMQDVRICLHALSSMLTLISPLLKGVPPASLGIGSDETAHVQCPDPGPPYRKHARKLYCFSGEMNGVDRFSLNNQQPVVDIDGLSTD
- a CDS encoding ABC transporter ATP-binding protein — encoded protein: MLLELQKINAGYGDLQVLWDVNIAVERGEIVSLLGSNGAGKTTTLRVISGLLRPFSGRVLFNGEDITESPSHRRVEMGLALVPEGRQLFPEMTVLENLEMGAYTRRARERFHETLEWVFSLFPTLKERKSQLAGTMSGGEQQMLAIARGLISRPEVLMMDEPSMGLAPKLVMEILGTVKKLREEGITILLVEQNARAALEVSDRAYILETGRIALQGSSKELLGMDEVRRAYLGI